Part of the Sphaerochaeta associata genome is shown below.
CAGGCTTTTGGTTTGGCAAAGGCTCCTTTCAACATCTATTCTCTTCCGGGTATGATCATGGTGGAAGGCTTGCTGGACTTGCCGATTGCCTATCTGATCATCTCTCCCGCCATGGCCTCGTTTGACGTATCGCTTGAAGAATCCTCCAAGGTCTTCGGCGGAAGCAACATGAAGACACTCTTCAAGATCACCCTGCCTGTGTTACGTCCTGCCATCCTGGCCGCCTTCATTTTGTGCGTAGTGCGCTGTCTTGCCTCCTTTGCCGTTCCTTCGGTTTTGGGAATGCCAGGACGTGTATACGTTCTTGCGACCTACATCTACCGAACGGTCAACACAGGCTTTATCGCAGACTACGGCAAGGCTGCAGCAATCGGGATGAGCATTCTGGTACTCTCCATCTCCCTCATTTATGTCTACCGCTATTTCACCCGCAGCAGCGAGAAGTTCGTCACGGTCTCAAGCCGCGGCTTCAAACCGGTGGTAATCGAGCTCAAGAAGGCGAGGATTCCCTTGTTCATCGTCCTGCTGCTGGTCTCTTTCGTTTTGATCGTCCTTCCTGTTCTGGTCCTGCTCTATACCTCGTTCGTCCCGTATTCGATGGTCCCGAGCGCAAGAGCGTTCTCCATGATGAATCTTGAGCACTGGAAGACGGTCATGAAGGACCCGATTTCCCTGCTCTCCTTGAAGAACAGTCTGTTCCTCGGAATCGTGGGGGCGACCTTGGGTACGGTCCTTTCGCTTTTTGTCGCCTATGTCATCGTAAAGGTGAAGAGCAAGGCTGCTGGTGTGCTTGAGTCGCTTAGTTTCCTCTCCTTTTCCTTCCCTGGTATCGTCATCGGTATCGGGTTCATGTGGTTCTTCATCAAGACGCCGCTCTATGCAACCATCTGGGCTCTCTTGATCGGCTACATCGCCACCTACCTGCCGTATGGCATTCGCCCGTTGACCAGTGCATTTGTGCAGATTCACAGCCACTTGGAGGAGTCCTCGGCTGTGTGTGGTGCAAGCCTGCTGACCACCATGCGACGCATCGTGGTCCCTCTCCTGGTTCCAGGCATTGTCTCCGGCTGGGTGTTGATGGCTACGATGTTCCTGCGCGAACTTTCCCTTTCGGTGGTGCTCTCCCGTCCTGGTACGGAGGTTCTGGCAGTTCAGATTCTTCGTTTCAGCGAGGATGGGCTGTGGGGCAGGCTCTCTGCCTTGGGAATCATCATGATATTCTTCTCAACACTGTTGGTGGTGGCAGCCAACTTGGTGGGTAACCACTATAAGCCTGCTCATAACTAAGAACGTATATACTCAATACAGGCCCCTTCTTGCGGATGCAGGAAGGGGTTTTTACAATCAGGATACACAACTATCTGGGTGTCTCTGATCATTTCTTGAATAGGTATCACGAGAAGTGTCGGAAAATCACTTGAAATAATCCGATAATACTAGCTTTATCGGATAATATCGGATAATATCAGATATGGAGGATGCCATGCGATATGAATCAATCGAGTCAAAAATCCTGGAATTTAAGGAACGGTTAGATGACTACTCCCGACTGCTGGAGACAGTCACAGCCTTCGCAAACACGCAGGGAGGAACAATCATCATCGGTATCAGGGATAGTGATCGGCTGATTGTCGGTTTAGACAGGGACGATATTGAACGCTATAGCCAAGAACTACCTCAGGCTATCGTAGATGCCGTATCACCACAAATTGCGGTAGACTTGTACGAACAGCATATCGGAGGGAAGACCTGTGTAACAATCCGTGTATTTCCAGGCCCGCAGAAACCTTATTTTCTGAAAAGAGTAGGGTATCCCCTTGGGGTGTTCATCCGTTTTGGCGCTCATAACAGGGTTGCTGATACCTATGCAATCGAGCAATTCTCCCAGAGCCGTAGTGGGGTACGGTACGAACAGCAACCCTGTCCAGAGATTTCCTATGAGGATCTCTCGAAAGATTTGCTTGGGAATCTGTTCACCGACTATGACCAATCGATACTCATTGGAGCTGGATATGCTTTAGCAGAAGTATCGGGCAGGACCATCCCAAATGTTGCCGGAACGCTGTTATTCTACCC
Proteins encoded:
- a CDS encoding ABC transporter permease; its protein translation is MAKTRHTKLTYLLILILVLLTMAPVVMLVIGSFSKGLRNVGAFTFDKYISVYTDPALLAVLLNTVVFVGGSALFATVLSLFLAYLNNRTNIHWKFLFKVLSVVPMMIPHVLFAVSWALLLNPSNGILNLWLQQAFGLAKAPFNIYSLPGMIMVEGLLDLPIAYLIISPAMASFDVSLEESSKVFGGSNMKTLFKITLPVLRPAILAAFILCVVRCLASFAVPSVLGMPGRVYVLATYIYRTVNTGFIADYGKAAAIGMSILVLSISLIYVYRYFTRSSEKFVTVSSRGFKPVVIELKKARIPLFIVLLLVSFVLIVLPVLVLLYTSFVPYSMVPSARAFSMMNLEHWKTVMKDPISLLSLKNSLFLGIVGATLGTVLSLFVAYVIVKVKSKAAGVLESLSFLSFSFPGIVIGIGFMWFFIKTPLYATIWALLIGYIATYLPYGIRPLTSAFVQIHSHLEESSAVCGASLLTTMRRIVVPLLVPGIVSGWVLMATMFLRELSLSVVLSRPGTEVLAVQILRFSEDGLWGRLSALGIIMIFFSTLLVVAANLVGNHYKPAHN